The genomic region TCCAACAGATCGTCTTCAACATGGACAACAAACAGTGCAAGGAGTTGGCAGTGGAGTGCACAAAGTACGCACGATCAATCACAAAGGACGACCCGGAGAGCGGTGTGGAGGAATGGACATATGAGTTTTCGCCAGAGACATTCTCTGACTCGGACCCAGAGTTTGTGATTGAGATCTGTGAGGCAGTGAAAGCAGCTTGGGAGCCCAGTGTAGAAAACCCCATCATATTCAACCTCCCGGCGACAGTAGAGATGGCAACACCGAACGTTTACGCAGACCAGATTGAGTACTTTTGCCGGAACATCTCTGAGCGAGAGAAGATCTCAGTCTCTTTACATCCGCACAACGACAGAGGATGCGCCGTGGCGGCAGCAGAGTTGGCACAGATGGCCGGCGCAGACAGAGTGGAAGGTACATTGTTCGGAAATGGTGAAAGGACAGGCAACGTCGACCTTGTTACTCTGGCCTTGAACCTGTACACCCAAGGCATACATCCAAAGATCGATTTCTCGGACATCAACAGCGTGATAGACATTGTGGAGAAGAGCAACAAGATCCCTGTCCATCCGCGTGCACCGTACGGAGGCTCTCTGGTCGTTTGCGCTTTCTCTGGGTCCCACCAGGATGCGATCAAAAAGGGCTTCAACATCAGGGACAAGGACCGAGCTGGTCCAGAGGATCCTTGGGAGATGCCATACCTGCCGCTCGACCCTCAGGACATCGGCAGGACTTACGAGGCCGTCATCCGTGTCAACAGCCAGTCTGGCAAGGGTGGTATCGCTTGGATTATCAAACGTACTCTTGAGCTGGATCTACCTCGTGGCCTGCAAGTCGCCTTCTCCAAGATCGTCCAACGCGAAGCCGACATGATCGGACGAGAACTCCTCGCCAACGAGATCAAAGCCCTCTTCGTCGACGCCTACCACCTCAACAAGAACCCGCGCTTCTCCCTCGTCGACTACAACATTTCCACCGACCGCTCCGCCTCTCCAGCGCCTCCCGCCGAAACAGGCAAAACAGCATCAGGCCGTAACCTCCGCCGTCGCTTCACCGGCGTAATCGAGATCGACGGTCGCGAACACAACGTCGAAGGTGTCGGCAACGGTGCCCTCTCAGCTCTTGCCAATGCCCTCAAGAATCTGGGCGTCGATCTCGATATCGTCAATTACAAGGAACACGCCATCGAACGACAAATGGAGAAGAAACGCGACACGCAAGCAGCGACGTACATAGAATGTACGGCCGCAGGCTCGCACCAGAAGGTCTGGGGCGTGGGTATTCACGAAGATGTCGTGCAATCGTCTCTGTTTGCTTTGCTTGGCGCTGCATCATCGGTGAGTCTCTCCCAAGAACAATCAAGGTCTCGGCAACTGAAGGCATAACAACACCTCACTTGGCCGGTACACTTGCCTTTCGCTTCGGAGGGTTTAGAGCGTTGTGTTGCTAATAATATCTTCTTTCGATTCTACAGTTCCTCTCCTCACGACCAACCACGCCCGTGCCGTTCCGACCCAAACGCTCCAACACTGGAAGTCTGGACGTCGGCGCCCCAGCAGATCTCAGCCAGCAGAAACAGGCGTTGAATGGTGCGCCAGCGAATTCAGGGCCGGATGCAGAGTCTCGTATTGTTGCCAATCTCGAGGCTAAGGTCAATGGAGATGGTCAATCATGATAAGGCTGGTGCATAGGGTGGTGGCTGTGGCGTTCTTCGCATACTTGCTACTTCATCATGGTTGGAGAAATGAACGAGGCTTCTAAAAAAGAAAAGATAGAAATATCTAAGGAAAGGTTAATCTGATCATCTCTCTTTCTCTGATGAGCTTCGACGATGTCACGGTTCCAGCCCATTGCATTCCAGCCTTATGTGTGGGGCTCTCGTATTGCCTTGCGTTGAGTTCTGGATGGTGCCGGCCCTATCCAACGTCTTACAGTACGCTAGGCGAGTCGTTATCAGGTCGTTCTGTTGCTATTTCCTGCGTGGTTGGGTGCTGTGGCTGGGAGACGGTGGGTGCTTGAGCACTTTTCACGTGTCATATCCCGCTGCTTCGTGCGCAGGGAGTCGATTATAGGTACGCATAAATCGGATGTGATGCAACACCACCACGACCATTTCGCGCCAAACACCACAGCAGATCACGGTGACTGCCGGCTCTCCTGCTGTGATCTACACGAGGTGGTCATGATAGTTTGGCCTCGGCCTTACTGGGCGATTTGCAACATTCTTTCTTGCGTGACCAACGACGACGGCAACTTCACACGGCTTCTGTAAGTCGCTGGCTACTGGCAAGGTCGCGAAAGGGAAAGTGAGAGGCACGCCTATGCTGGGCTACTGTATGTTCGTCTAGAGCTTGCTAGCACCAAGCTCTGCCTGGCGCTCCCGCAAAGGCCTCACCGCTTCGTCGATCACAGCCATCGCTTGCACGAGTTGCCTCTCTGTCAAGCGTGGAGTCACGACTTGCACGCTCAGTGGGCTGTCGAGGTAGACGTTGCGGTCGACCTTGGTCCACAATTCCCTGTTGATCTTATCCCATCCATTGAGTGGTTCCGAGCTGGGCACCTCGCCTCTCAAGTCCTGCTTGGTGAACTTCCTCACTGGCACGACTCCTGTCGATAGATCTAGTAGATTCCACGCAGCGGTGTAGTTTGCTGTGTTCCAGCGATCAATCTCTGGAATGGGGTGAGGTGCGACGGGACAGATGATCGCATCGAGCGTTCTGTCCCCCAGCCGTGCCTCCCCAGCACCGGTCATCCAGTACCCTCCACTCTCCTTCCAGACCTGCAAGAACGCAGCTTGCAGCTCAAGTCTGCTCGCCTGCAATTTTACCACCTCCTTCGTCTCCTTCCTTGGTCTTCGGTTGATACGACTCTGCAGCCACGGCGAGAGCGGCTCGCCAGTCGGCTCAAGGAGATCCAGCCACTGATTATTCCCATCAAGGCTCATGATACCGTTGAAAGTTTTGACGCACCGTGAAAGGACGGGCGAGACATCCACTTCCACGATTTCAATGGCATGATTTCCCGAGCTGCGTAGCGTCTGCGCGACCTCCTTCATCAAAGTTTCAATGGGTGGCAGGGGCTTCACGTGTCCATCCGTCCGCGCAACGCCAACACGAAGTGGCTTGTTGGTAGTTGAGAGTAGTGGCAGCGAGGCCCAAGTTTGCGGCACGACTTCTGCATCCAATGCTTCGGCGCCTGCATTGCCTACGGCTCGCATGAAGAGCTCCAAGTCTCGCACGGTTGTCGCAATGGGTCCCGCTGTGGCCTCGATCTCGACTTTACTACTGCCAGATCGCTTGCCGCCTTCCTGGCCAGCGAACGGGACGCGCCCGTGGCTCGGTTTAAGGCCGTACAAACCGTTGCAAGCGGCGGGAATCCGTATACTGCCTCCAACGTCGGTGCCAACACCGAGAATAGACCCTCGCATGGCGACCAGCGCTCCTTCGCCTCCAGAACTACCACCTGGTGTGAGTTTGGAGTTAGCCGGGCTGAGTGTACGTCCGAACACGTTGTTGTGCGAGTCGAGCGCTACTCCTGTGTTAGCGCATACCTACCAGATTCATTGAGAACGTACCCATCATGGTCTGAGGGATGTTGGTCTTGCAGAAGAGCACAGCGCCAAGCGAGAGGAGGATGTCCACCAGAGCGGAATTGCTGGTAGCGGGCTTGAAGCACAGGCTGGCGACGCCAACAGAAGCATCGTAGCCTCGTACCTTGAAGGTATCTTTGAGGCTTATGGGCAGGCCGTGAAGCGGACCCAATGGCTTGCCAGTCTTCTCGAGATGCTGGTCAAGCTCACGAGCGCGAGCAATGGCATCTTCGAAGAAGATCTCGGTCAGGCAGTTCGTCAGTTGCTGAGCTGTTCACGATATGTCAGATCAACGATGTAGGATGTTGTCAATTGCACACACCTATTGCTGCCCGCTTGCAGAAGGCTCGAACGACATGTTCACTCTTAATTCTTCCTGCCGCAAGTTCATATGACAGCCTAGTAGCATCGTACTGCTCAGTGATGTCGATCTCGTGATTAGTCAAGAGCCCACATCGACGAGGCACGTCCAGGATACTGCCGCCGCTTGCTGAAAGAGTATCTTGCAATTCCCATTCTGGCGCTATCCGAGCATTACGCTCTTCTTGCTTGCGTCTTGCGATGTCTTGCCACTGAGCAGGCATTGCTGTCTAGTGTGATGCTGGTCGTGATTGCTTACCGTATCCTGGTCTCCAAGTCAGCCGTTGGCATGCCATGCCGTGACTTGCTCCTTCTGCCGACGGCCGAGGTTAAGCTTCAAGGTTCACCACGCGCCTCCGGACTTTTCAATGTGCGTTTCTCTGCGAGCAAGCTGTCCAAGCACTGTGCACATCGCAGCAAACTCAATGTTTTGGATCTAGACCGGGCCATGATTCTTCCATGCACAATCCTGCGCATCCCGCATTTTGTGTGGCGCTGCTTGTGGGGAATGTTTGCAACGATACATGTATATCGCAGGAAAGCTgacgatatagttacgtcCGTACAAGAAGCGTTTGTCATGTGGCGGTCGGAACTCTGGTCGACGCTTTCCGCGCGCCTCTGCGAGCTAGTTCTAGTTCATGCGCGCGCGCGTGCCATTGTGCGCTCCGGAGGTCGCTAGGGTGCAGGTTTAGGCGGCGCATTTAAAAAAGTACACAGCCAGCAGATCTTCTCTTTAGCAGAGCTCGACCGTAGCAAGGATCGTCACAATGCAACTTACCCGACATGCGTCTGATCATCGTTGGATGCAACATCAATATGTGAAGGTGCTGCAGTGGGGGGTACCTTGCAGATCTCTAAGCATTGACAAGAATCGATGCCGCAGAGATTTGCTCCCGCAGGACCAGGTTGTGACGAGATAGGCAATTGGATGCCACCCTTGATGCATGCAATACTGCGGGAGGAACAGTATAGGAAGCACTACCCGCTCGTCGCCGCGGGGCTGTGTTGTCGGTGTGGCCGTTCAATGATGGACTGATGCGATTTGCTGAATGCCATGCTGGAGTGTGGCGAGAGCTCTGTAAAGTGCTTCCATGCTGCACATCCAGGTTATGGGTGGTGCGGTGAAGAAGCAACGATTGCATGTGATGACAGCGTCGATATACCGCAATTGCGGCTTCATCCTTGAGCTCGCTCTCGCTACCAATACTTTGGGTTGCTTCGGCGTCAGCAGCGACTGTGGCGCTGAGTCTTTCGTGGTCGTGGTGTCGAGATCGACCAGCAGTAACGGCGACACCAAAGACAGATGACAGGCGTGCTGGAGCTCGGCATGCATGCTTGACGAGGTAGAGCTGCCTTACTGTTCCCACTCGTGCATCGAAGGCCTGTTCGGTGGTACATCGCTGTGCCCTCAGTCACTCCACTATGCTGTAATCAAGTCGGAGTGATGCCATGAAAGGAAAGCACCTCGGCGCTGGCATCTCTGCGACCCGTCCGGCTACATGTAGTAGCATGGGCAGAGTATGTGACTGACTCAGCATGCCCACAGTGGGTGTTGGTTTGGTGCGAAGCAGGGCAAACTGCCGCCGTTGTCGTCGAATGTCACGGCAAGTGAAACCTGCCGAGCAGGACGAGAATAACCCGCTGACGCTCAGTCATCGTGTTGGTCGGTGTGTGACGGTACAGTCAGGAGCGCCTCAGCGAGCTGTCAACGGCGAGTGTCGGAGGTGGAGGCCGTCAGTCAGTGATGATTGTTGGCGAATTTGTAGTGCAGTATTATCCCTTTGCAGTTCTGACGGACCACGGTGGTTAAGTCATCGGCAGTGTCCTTCCCTGGTTTTCACCAAGTCGTACGCTTGTAGGCCTATGTAGCCAATCAATGGACGAGCAGGGGGCTACACGGACTCGAAATTGGGTGACGGGTCCGCTATCGACTGAACAGGTGTAGCAGGTGCGGTACTAACGGCAACTAATTGACAGTGAGTTTTCAGAGGGATGGCAAAGCAGCTGCTTCGGCCTTGATACTTCCCCGAGCACCACTTTGCCGCCCGAGCACCACTTGTCAATCAAATGTCAATCAGATCTCGATCAAATTTTAATATGTCGACTATCTTGCACGTCGCCGTTGCGCCTCGGGGAGGGCACATCGGCGGGGCCCCCACCCCTGCCTCGTGAGGGCCCGCCCTCCTACTCGTTGCCGGCTCGAGTGCGCGGGAAAGATAGATGCTAGAGGTCTTCGAGGTGCAATGTGCATTGAAGTTCAATCAGATTAGTCGGCATATGCTAGGGCTCGGGGCGGCGAAGTGGTGCTCGGGGAAGTATGGAGGGTGCTTCGGTGGTTCTGGTTGTGCTCGGCAGCAGTCGCCGAGGGAGGGTTTGCGCTCCGGAGGGTAGTGTCGGTGGTGGGTGGTGCTAGGCCCTGTGGTGCTCTCTCGCGGGCGGGCGATGGCCTCATGCAGGTCATTAACGTTGCGCACAGGCGATGGCATCCCTCCCACGGGTTGCTGCCGCTGCTTTGTGGTTGTTATTTTGGGATAGAGATCTTAGTGAGTGGAGTGGCGGTGCATCAGTGCCAGGATGTTTTTCGCTTCGTGGGAGGCGACCCTAACCGCACACCGTCTCGACGATTGGCGGGAACAGAAAGGGTCTACGAGGAAGACAGATTCCATTCCCATTCCCACTCCCATTCCGAACAGCACGTCGCCGGCTAAGGCTACATGTATCTGTCTCAGGGCACGACACCACCGCCCGCTCTCTCCTCGGTCTCACAGCAGCAGCTTGCACGCGCCGCGCGGTGCCTCAGTGCCTTCGTTACTGCACCTGGAGTAGCTTCCGATCTACACACCTCACTCAGCCTCTAGAGGCACGTTGCGGCACGAAGGCCGGTATTATTGTCCACCGTCCAGGGACCCATCCATAGTGAAGGACGAATAGGCGTCATGCGCAATTGCAGTGTCGGCATTCGGTACATGGCCAGCGTGGAACTTGGAAGACATACCGTTGTTTCAACGGACACGGACACCAAACGGCCACGATCCCCACATTATGCTTAGAGAGCAGCATGCCAGTCTGCTCCACGCGAACAGCATGGATGCGGTCAAGGTGGCTTCATCTACATATGCCGAGCAAAGACAGCGTGGACAGGTGTTTGGCGGTGCGAGGCGTATATGCCTTGTCATGTTCCGACCTAGCGTGCGGTTTGCCGCGAAGCAAAGGACGCTCCGCACGACCGGCGTAGACACATAATGATAGCATGGTGCATGGGACTGTGGCTCTAGCATGAGCAGCACGTCGACCATGATTCGAGAGCTCAGCGACTTGTCCTCAGCTATGTTTGTGGGCAAGCTTGAGGTGCTATACATAGATACCGTGCCATGCTCAGTCGGGTATGGCGGCCGCTGCTGGTGCGTTGGCCGCACCTTCGTCATGGGTAAGACTTTGATGGTTACATGTATGCAACGTTCCCAGACCACGCGACAGCCACAGCTCGAGCCTAAGGTATTGCAAACCACCGACCGCCGACCGCACCGGCGCGATCGAGGGGTCGTGGGCGTGGTCGTGGGCGTGGTGTTGTGCTGCGTGCAGAGGACGTCGGTGCGGTCAGTCGGGTGCCGACACCGTCCAGCTGGCCAGCGTTGCACGAGAGGGAGGCTGAGCAAGACACGGACGGAGAGCGGATGGACGATGGCAAAACGCTCTCTGGCCGTGCTTTTCCACTTTCTCGTTCTCGCGCGGGACTTCCTGCAGATCGACTCCGAAGCATAAGCAACGCAGCGATTCCTAAACTGCTCATCGTGGTAGGCTAACGAACCGTCGCCTGTTGCGCCGAGCTGGCGCTGGTGCTGGTGCTGGTGCTGGTGCTGGTGCTGGTGCTGGTGCTGGTGCTGGTGCTGGTACTGGTGCTGGTGCTGGTCCATTTGTTGCATAGCAGCACCAGCATTCTATCGGCAGTCCAGAGCCAAGCCCAAGACGGCCATGCACACTCCCCCTCGGCCTGCCAACCCTACCTCATTGGGCTGTCAGTGTCCGCTTCCAGCATTCCACGCGCACATCGCTTGGGCTGTGGCTGTGGCTCGAGCCCGTGCGCGAGAACGGTACTGTAGAGGGTAGCGTGAAGACGTCGCATGGGAGCAAACTCTAAGCAGGCCAGCGTTGCTCCGAGCGTCTGGCCTGCCGTGGCCCGTCAGCCTAGCGAAAGGCGGTTTGCCCATAGCGTTGCTGACCTGTAGGCTGTGCGCCTGTGCGCCTGTGAGCCTGTGAGCGTCTGTGACTCCGTGA from Fulvia fulva chromosome 2, complete sequence harbors:
- a CDS encoding 2-isopropylmalate synthase, whose translation is MVMLADPSRKYRKFKPLHIPDRQWPSKTIEKVPRWLATDLRDGNQSLVDPMDGEQKWRYFQMLVKLGYKEIEVAFPSSGATDYDFVRKLVTTPGVVPDDVWLQVLSPCRKELIRRTVGSLKGAKKGILHLYLATSPCFQQIVFNMDNKQCKELAVECTKYARSITKDDPESGVEEWTYEFSPETFSDSDPEFVIEICEAVKAAWEPSVENPIIFNLPATVEMATPNVYADQIEYFCRNISEREKISVSLHPHNDRGCAVAAAELAQMAGADRVEGTLFGNGERTGNVDLVTLALNLYTQGIHPKIDFSDINSVIDIVEKSNKIPVHPRAPYGGSLVVCAFSGSHQDAIKKGFNIRDKDRAGPEDPWEMPYLPLDPQDIGRTYEAVIRVNSQSGKGGIAWIIKRTLELDLPRGLQVAFSKIVQREADMIGRELLANEIKALFVDAYHLNKNPRFSLVDYNISTDRSASPAPPAETGKTASGRNLRRRFTGVIEIDGREHNVEGVGNGALSALANALKNLGVDLDIVNYKEHAIERQMEKKRDTQAATYIECTAAGSHQKVWGVGIHEDVVQSSLFALLGAASSFLSSRPTTPVPFRPKRSNTGSLDVGAPADLSQQKQALNGAPANSGPDAESRIVANLEAKVNGDGQS
- a CDS encoding Putative amidase, which codes for MPAQWQDIARRKQEERNARIAPEWELQDTLSASGGSILDVPRRCGLLTNHEIDITEQYDATRLSYELAAGRIKSEHVVRAFCKRAAIAQQLTNCLTEIFFEDAIARARELDQHLEKTGKPLGPLHGLPISLKDTFKVRGYDASVGVASLCFKPATSNSALVDILLSLGAVLFCKTNIPQTMMGVALDSHNNVFGRTLSPANSKLTPGGSSGGEGALVAMRGSILGVGTDVGGSIRIPAACNGLYGLKPSHGRVPFAGQEGGKRSGSSKVEIEATAGPIATTVRDLELFMRAVGNAGAEALDAEVVPQTWASLPLLSTTNKPLRVGVARTDGHVKPLPPIETLMKEVAQTLRSSGNHAIEIVEVDVSPVLSRCVKTFNGIMSLDGNNQWLDLLEPTGEPLSPWLQSRINRRPRKETKEVVKLQASRLELQAAFLQVWKESGGYWMTGAGEARLGDRTLDAIICPVAPHPIPEIDRWNTANYTAAWNLLDLSTGVVPVRKFTKQDLRGEVPSSEPLNGWDKINRELWTKVDRNVYLDSPLSVQVVTPRLTERQLVQAMAVIDEAVRPLRERQAELGASKL